The sequence GTGGGAGCGAATTTCCGCCTGCCTTAATGGTTTTCTTTCCTTAGCGACAGTTTACATCTGGGTTCGCAGAATTTTATTCGTGGGATAGATTCATAGCTGCCTTCAGCAAGAACTGCCCTCTGCCTTTCTCAATAAGTTATCTCAAAAAGATTAAGGGTAAGTAATTCGGATTAACGACCAACAGTTTTAAAATCATTTTAGTTAAAATGCCCTAATTAAAGTGCCTAGAGTTGGCGTACCTAAAACTGAAGAGGCTAAATTCCCTGGGATATTCCCATCAATTATCCAGCAGTCAATCCCTAAGTTAGAAATAGTCAAAAACTCCTCAACTTTCTTAGCCATCCCGCCAGTAACATCTACTGATTTGCTCTTGCCCAAGAAAGGTTTAATCTGAGAATAGTTAGCTTGAGTAATATTGGAAACTACTTGCCCATCTCGATCATCAGAAATGTTGAATGCTGATACAAAAGTTTACATATCTAGTTACACTAACTCTAAAAAGCCTAAAATAGTCAACATGACATCATCTCTTCAAACCAATGAACATAACTTATTTTCTGACACATACAAGATTGTAAATAGCGGAATTTATCTAATAGCGTATGTCCCCATTGTTGTGGTACAGATAATATCTGTAAAATTAGATAAGCTATTAAAGTAACGTAAATTTGTATGGTGATACCATTAACATTTTTAGTAATTAACTTGTCAAGTTTTAAGTGCATTTTCAAAAACTTCCACAACAATTCAACTCCCCAACGCAATCGATAAATATCCCTGATTTCATAATCACTAACGGCAGCCTCTCCTAATGTTGGTAAATTGGTTACTAATCGAAACTCAGTTTTCGTTTCTAAATCACAAAAATTAATCACTCTATAGGCTTGAGCATCATTAGATGCACCAACTTTAATTAATCCAGTTTGCTCCTCAAATTCTAACTTCCAATTGTTTTTTACCCGCAAAACAAAGTATTTGTTTTCTTGGACTAATTCTTGGATAAATTTTAATCCAGCAAAACCTCTATCCATTACACCAACAGCATTATTTGGTAGACTAGACATCATTTTACAACCAAATTTATAGTCATGGTCATGTCCAAAGTTTATGAAGTTATCTGATGGACTTCCAGTAGCTAAATTTAGAGAACTGAAAAGTTTTACTTGATGGTGTCCTAGTACCCATAACAATTTACTTGTGAGAGTAATAATTGTTGAATCTATTGGACAAATTGCATATTTATCATGTAACTTTTTTTGAACTTTCTTCTGTACTAATTCATTTAATTTTTGGTAAATTTCTTGAAAAGGTTTTTGACTTCGATGTAAGTTTGCTTTAGAGAAAGTAGAAATATCTACCGGAAATCCTGTGTTGTTTAATCTGTTAAATAAATCTCGCATACTTGTTAAGCTGTTATCCATAGCATAAGATAACCAGCACTCAAAGAACAGACGACTGTTCAATACTGGATAATCGTTTTTTGGCAGTCCTCTCAAGATATCTTTGACAATCTTGGGAAATGAATTTATAATCACTATTAAATAGATATACTTTAATCTTCCGCCCAAAATTTAACATATTTTGGGCTGTTTTTATCGGATTTTTCTTAACATTCAACACTTTTGCTCGATCATATACACCTGCATAATTCCCAACATTTATTAGTCTAACTTTAAACTTACCTTGAAGATAGAAGTATTTCGCTAGTTCTGCAAGCATTGCATCTGTCGAAAAGACAGTACCACCAATAGCTTGATCTAGAACGACATCACCGAAAACTAAAGGAATTAAACCTGCTTGTAGACTGCTTTCTATCCCACTAAAGTCACTCTTCAATAGTTTTTTGTTGTGAGTAATTATCATACTAATAGGTGGCAAACTTACCACTGGTAAACCTACTTGTAAAAAACTTTTAGCTAGTAGGAAATTTAAATCTAAAGCATCTTGGTGGACTAAGCAGAACCCTAGTTTTTCTTCATCACCTGAAAAACCGTTAATTGTATTATATTTATTCGCTGATTGGTGGGCGAAAGAACCAGCACCGTTACCAATAATCAGTTTCAGATTAGGATTTTCACGTTTGATTAGGCTCACTTGCTCAACCAGTTGTGTTATAACTTCTCTTCGAGCAGTATAAGGTTTATCCTTGTCAGTAATTAAGGAGCCTCCTAGCTTCACTAATACTAATTCCATAATCAAATATTAAATGAGGGAAGACAAAAACTTATAAAAAACTAATCCTAGACAAAAAAAATCAAAATTGCTAATAATTTCAACACAATTTAACAAAATGCATGAAAGTAAACAGTAAATTTTGGTTACAAAATAATGCAGAATTTATCGACCAGAATACATATGTCAGTCGTCAGAAAACAGGTATGAATTCTGTACGACACAACGACTGCAGTCAGTGCATCACTGAAGAATGAATAAGGGGGTTTAAGACCCCCACAAAACTAGAATTTTTGGTGGTCTAGTTGAAATGTAGGCGATCGCTATTACTCCTACGCTTGTTAGCAGCAGTTTTGGAGTATTACTATATACCATGTTCCTAAAGTTATTTTCCACTACTGCCGGGTTAGTGCGTGATTAAGCTTTTTTTTCTCGAAGCTTTTTATCTTCATAGCAATCATCCCCGCATATATTAGATCAAAAACAAAAATCGCAGTATATAAAAATATAAATAAAAGTGATCTACCTTGTGTTGGATGATTAATATAAAAACCAATGGAAGCCAGCAAAGTTCCTATCATTTTGAAGATAGCAATAAAGATTGATTGACCTCGGACAGTATTACGTTTGGTCAACATATCAATAAAGAGAATAGACATGAGAAGATTTTGCCCAAAAGCTGTATACGCACCGCTCCAATCTTGAAATTCATCTGTGATTAACAGGACACAGCAAAAGCTAGTAAATAAAGTTAATATAAACACTGGATAAAATAATTTATTTGGTATGTCCTTCAACTCAGATTGCCCAAACTTGAAAAATCCATACAAGATAATTAAATCAAGCATCAACCACACAATATTGATTTGAAGTTGTGGTGGCTGATGAGGATGAATAAAAGAAAATATAAATTCCCAGGAAAGATTGGCACACAACGCAACCAATGGCATTCCATACGTTTGATCTTTAAAGCCACGTTGAATCAACAAAATATAAGTCAGTATCCAAAATGCTCCGCTGCCAAGCATTAAATAAGTTCCCATAAATCATTACCTCCTTTATGCTTTTTAAAAATCCAAATTCTTACGGGCTGTAATACAATTATTCCTCTTATACAAAGTAAATAATGCACTGCATGTCTAATACAAAGTTACTGAGCATGAGTGTTAACTCTAGTTAACCGCCTGTGCAATGAAAAACTGCCCTAGGGCAAGGAGTCCAGAGCAGTGCTTGTAAAAAAAATTAAATATGGGAGTTTTAAACTGTTGCCCCCCTCTTTACATCTAATTTGTTCGCTATGTAATACTCTTCAGTTCAAGTTTTGTACTTTATGCAAAAAGAGCGAAAAACTGTGAAATCTTCACTATACAAGGGTTAGGCGCAATAAACCAAGCTCAATACAACACCCTTGGCTGAATACGTACAACCAATGGTTATCAAAATTTGGTCAAACATAAATGCACCATTACCCCAAAAAACAATCGCAGGCTGTGGAGGGGCGATTGTAACAAGGGCACAGGAGAGGCGATTGCTTACGATAGATGCACTTTCACAAAAATACTCTACCGATTTATTCACATCAATAGAGTATATAAATTTACTATAATCATCTTTTACCAACATTCAGTTTATGACTTAGTAATTATTTATACCCCTGTATAAATACTGCAAATCTTGCCTATAGTTTACGTGGGGTTTCCCTTGCGTCGGCACGGCAACTCACAACCGAACACTAAAAAAAACCTATGTTTCGACTCGGTGAGTTGGTCGAGTTTCGATTTTACGGTGATGGGTCATCGATTCAGATTGTCCAGCGAATTTTTAAGCTATGCAGGCAATAACTAAGGCTCTATTCCTTCATCAATCCAAGCATCAATTGCTGTTTTTACCTCTAATTCAGTCACGGCAGACCATTCTCTTTCGTTGATAGTTGTTTTAAATACCGCTCTTTTACCGTAACCAACTTTTTCCATTGAGTGTCCGCGATACACATTTTTAGGCTTAATCATTTTTCTTAATCATATTTAGAGAATATTATAAACTTTCGCTCAATAAGAAGAGTAGTTTGATTTTCTATGATGGCTGCTGATTGAGGAGATTATCATAACTGTAGTGTTAGGCTTGTAGTGAGGACATGACATCAGCCTAGAGGAGATTAGTAATTAACGGTGCGAGTTTAGAAGCCATAACCTCTATACTATATTTTTCTACACATCTTTGTCTGGCTTTAATACCTCGCTGGTTTGCTGATTCTAAATTCTCAAATATTAATCGAATTTGTTTAACAATTTGTTCAGGACAAGAAGGCTCAACTAAATAACCAGTATCACCTAAAATTTCGGGAATATCTCCAACACGTGTTGATAATACAGGTTTAGCCATTGCCATTCCATCAGTCAACTTCAAAGGAAATTGAGCGCGAGTTTCTGGAGTATCTCGCTGGGGAACGACAACAATATGAGCAGCAGCAACTAGATCCGGCATGGCATCAACTGGATACTTTGGTAGTTTGATAATCCAGCGTCCCCAACGTTGTTGAAGTTGTTGATCGTAATCATCATAAGGACTGCCACCAATAATCACTAATTTTAAGTCTGGCTGATTAATTTTTTCTAACGCTATAAGAACATCTTCTAAACCTTTATAAGGTCTAGGTGCACCAGGAAACATTAAAATTCGGTATTCAGATAAATTATAGCGACTTCTACTAGAATCAGGATTACATTGAGCCGGATCAAATAAAGAGGTATCCTTGCCATTAGGAACCAACATACCACCAAAACGCTGCTGCAAAAATTTAGTATGCACCGTCACAGCATCCGCATGATTTACTAAACCTTCCATCCATTTAACGTACAAAGGATGATATGGGCTCCTGAGTGCGCCGTCTGATTTCAATAAATCCCTAGCTAATTGTTTCAGTGTCGGACAATAACGCCAGTTGTCACCACCATGCCAGCTAAGTTCCCAATCATCTATGTCTAAAATCACTGGTTTTCTGCTGTATAAACTTTTTAACAGTGCAACTCCGAAACTCGCTATCTGTGGTTTAATTGCATAAATTATATCTCCATCAATATGTTTTAAAACTTTGTTGACTGCTGGAAAAAATTTCGGATAATTTCCACCTTCTATAGCAAAAAGTTTCGTATCAGATGGAATGGCAGCAGAGAGATTTTTGTTAAATAAAAATCCTAATATTTCTGTTTCATAACCCAATTTTTCTAACGCTGATTTCAATAACGATGCTCGAATGAAACCATCATTAGTAGACAAATTCCATACAAGCAGCGATATCTTTAGTTTAGTTTTCATTTCGATAACATTTGATAATTATGATTTAAGAAAAAACTGCCAAATCAAAAACCTACATTACTTATTGTAAATATTTCAGGAATTAGCTGAATAATTTATAGCTAAAAGTACTTTTTTAATCTTTCAATAAATCAATCTTTTTACTGTATTTACGATGAAATTTCAGTAATTCTATATAAGCTAATGGTACTACTATGGGCCAAAAAAATAGTTATTAATACTAAAATTATTCCAGATAAAAAGTACTGCTTTCGGCTCATGTCTTTATCATCTATCAAGAAAAATAACCATTGATTCAACAAATACCAAGCAAATACTAAATAAACGGTTATTCCGATATATATTAGAAGTAAATTCAATACTAAACCTCTATTAATAGTAAAGTTTGAGTCAGCATTAGAAATAGAAAAAATATTTTTTTGAATATCTAATTAAAAAACTAATTGATTTTTATAAAAGCCTAACCTTTATTTTATAAATTTTACTCTTTGGCCATAAACCTCTGAATTCGTGTGAATGTTAGAAATTTTTATAAAATAGATAATCTAAATATTGTGAAACTAAAATTTTCACAATAATATCTCTTAAAATTTAAAATTTACAGAATATAAGCTGCGATTGCAATGAATAATCCTTTGATTAACTTGTCAATTTTTTATTAGTGCTGGATAGTTTGCCTTTTTTGCTTAACTTCGACAAACTCCAAGTCCAGTAAGCTGTCTAACTCGGATTTCTCACCACACCTCTCAAAGCCTGTGCTTGTGCAGGGGAGAGTTCAAATACTAAGTTCCTTCCCCTCTGCCCCTCTGCTCTATCAAACGCCTGAAGCTTGTGAGAAATGCGGGTCTAGATATCTCCTAGTCACAATCACGACTTTGCTACGAATAACCAGAAATCCCAATCCACACAGATATCGCCAAGTACCACTGCCATCGGCAACAATCCAACATCATCTGCGGCGGATTTCTTTGCCTCGGCACAACTAACTCAGGCAATAAACTTGCTCTCTCATGAAAACCGAAGCTATCAACCCGGCATTCGTGAGGTGGCTTTTGGGATTCCCGTTGGAGTAGCCAAGGGGATCAAGGGTAATTATGATGCCCGTCGTGCTTATGGTTTGAGTTGTTCTCCCCGGCAAGCTGCGATCGCTTGGAAACGGATTGATTATTTGTGGAGTCTAAACTCCTGTCAGGAGGCATAAGCATGATTAACCAAGTCCCGAATCTAGAAACTTGTTGGTATCTTTCACCTCCTTGGGGTCAAACCAATTCGCAATTCGCAATTCGCAATTTTAGGAAAGGAACTAAATGTATGAGTCAACAATTTAGCATTACTGAGAGAACGCAAGCTTTGGCAATAAGAATAGTTAAAGCTTGTAGTTTCTTATATGAAAAACCTGGAGTTTGTCGAACATTATCGAAGCAATTACTACGAAGTGGAACAGCTATCCAATTCGCAACTCGCTTTTTCGCCCTTCGCAGTTAAGTCAGCAATGATTTTAAGCTTATATCAATTTAAAGATAGTGAGTATTTAATTAAATTGGAATTGATAAACCAACTGAACATTAAATTGCTTGCAATAAGTATTTTGTATTTTACAATTGCGAATTGTGAATTGTGAATTGCGAATTGCGAATTGCGAATTGCGAATTGCGAATTGCGAATTGTTTATGGTGATAGGCCACCGATTCGTATTGTCCAGGGCATTCAACTGATTAACGATTGCTGGTTTTACAGTATCGAATGGATATCACCTGCTATATCGGAAAAAGGTGACGAGGTTTTTACATCCAGAGATTCCATTGCACGGGTAACTGATTACGATTTGGAGCGTGTGCGATGACAATCTATACCTTATATTATCGTGGCGAAATCCGAGGTGAGGGGATCTCCATCTCACTTTATCCTCCACACAATTGGAAGGGTTTGCACCTGCCTCTCTTTGCCCCAACTCCAGAACTGCTCAAGTGGTGGAAAGCCTCTGCCCAGGATGCTGAAGCTGAACTTGAGTACGAGCGCCAGTTTCTGCTGATTCTTCACCTCCCGGCGGCAATTGATTGATCTTTGGGTAAGAAAGCAGCGCAACTCAGACGCAGATATTACGCTGTGCTGCGCGTGAAAAAACCGAAGACTTTTGCCATCGCCACATCGTCGGGCAGGGGGTGGTACTGCGTGATCTGCCAGAGTTATGGGGTGGTGAAGTTGCAGCAGCTAATCAAATGTCCACAAATTGTAGACAAAATAAGGGTAACGAGTTAGTTGATTTACGAACTATAAAGCCAAAATGAATACTACTGTGAACATCTACTCATGATTGACTTTCAAATGGAATCGATAGCAGATATCAAGTAGCTTATCTGTAAAAGCCTCAATTGAAAGACCTTGTACGCGCCTTTGTACGGTATCGCACAGAATTCTTAGTCCGAATGTGTGTAATATAGAAACAGTCACCTATAAAGTCCGAGAGATTTTAAGCCGTAACTCTTAAATATTTCCTCACAAATGCTAGCTACTTCATTGATACATTAGGGTTATAAACAAGGCGATTGCCGTAAGGTTGCTTGAACATATTTTATTAATACATCCGGCTCAACAGGCTTTCGGATAAATCCATCCACCTTCACATCAATTTCTTTCCGAAAAAATTCCCTTTCATCAGCTGTGATCAATACAATAGGTAGAGATTCTAAAAGAGGATTATTTTTAATGTGGTGAACTACTTCGTACCCATTCATAACAGGTATCATTACATCCAGTAGAAGTAGAGCAGGTCTTTTAGATTCTAAAAAAGCAAGTGCTGCTGCTCCCGAATCGACAGTTTCAACTTGATAACCCTCTATTTCTAAGACTGTTTGAAGGAAAAAGCAGTTATCAAAAATATCATCACAAACTAGAATCAGCTTACTAGCATTACAGCACTTCCGGCTCTTATGAAGCACAATTTTACCCATATCCCTTTTCTATCCTAACTTTTGAGACTGTGTGCGTACCTCATAACAGACGCAAGTGCTGTATCTTGCTTGACTTCCTTTTTCATTTCCATGTTTAAATAAAGACTAAACCATTGTTTAATCACTTGTAGCTAAATACATAATTCTTTTCGTCTTACCTTGGTATTAGTTACTACATAAGAATCTGCATAAGTATTTATCAGGAAAGTCGGGGGCAGTTCTTAATAGGGGCTCAGTTGGGAATACTGCACTTTTGCTATGCTCAGTGCAAACTTTCTGCTCTCTGCCGCGATCGCTAGCGAACTTGCGGTTTAAAACCCCCACAAAACTGGAATTTTTGGTGGCTCTGGTTAATACCAATTCACAATACAACTCTTGGAGAGGCTATGCTTAGGGCGTAGCTATGCCGCAGGCTTTACGGCTGCGCCCTTCTCCTGTCGCAGACGCTATGCGTAGCTTGCTTCCACAAAGTGGTACGACTACGCTCACGCTGAACTCAGTACAAGGAGATCAATTCGCAATAGGCTACGCCTATAGGTAGATAAATTAAAAATTTTCTCTCTTGTTTAGTATTTATTATTACGTCCCTTCGTTTACATATAATTCGTTTGGTATGTAATATTCTTCAGCTAAAGTTTTGTACTTTATGCAAAAAGAACTATAAACGAATGGCACTAAGTTAAACGTAAACCCTACCCCCAACAAGATAGCCCTGACAAGTTTTCTTAGTGACATTCAACTATAAACCTTGAAAACTGTATCCTATAAGGATTAGAGACAATAAACCAAGCCCAACACAATCCTATCAGTTGTATGCGTGTAAACCAATGGTTATCAAAATCTGGTCAAGCGTTGCACCATTACCCCAAGGAAGCAATCGTAGGCTGTGGAGAGCGGTTGTGGCAAGGGCAAAGGTGAAGGCGATCGCATGAAGGAACTGGGCAAAAGCTCAATCACCACAGGCACTTTGTAACTTTGTAACTTGTCGCAGACATCACTTCCTAAACACTTGGCTCAAGTGGCTCGCCCGCTCATTGCTAACATGGCCAGGATGATCTGGTTCAATTGCCGCATTGTTGTAGCGTTTATCTGCGGTAGCAAGCATTGTAAGAGTGATAAGATGTCTGGCATGGGTGGCTTGCAGTTTTTGAGTTGTCGTTGTGAGAGACAATAACTCTACTACGAAGCGCCCTACCTCTTCATGCTCTTATTTTGGCTAAGGTATTGTTAGAAGAACCACAAAGGACGCACAGGAAGAGAAAAAAAGAGAAATTGAAAAATTGATTCATACCTAAAATTTTTATTGACAGACTAATACCATGACTAGGAGCGAGCGTAATGAGTATCCAGCATCATCTGTTTTCCTATGAATTTGTACTCTTAACAGTAAAATTTACGGATTTTTTCTCGCCTAGATTTAACATTGAGATAAGTATCCCTTTACCCCTTAACTTTTTTCCCACTTCTGCAAGAAGTCTAATATACTTTTTAATCTTTACATAGTTTTTTCATAAACATATCTTAACATTTTGCCAATATCATTAGCTATCTAGTTATTTATCAAGTTGACAATAAGCCCAAAAAATATTTAGCAGTAAACCAAATACCAAATATAGGATTTACGCACTAGATAAATGGAATATTTGATGAATTAACTAATATTAGTTGTTTCAGATTTTTGGGAACTACTTTTAAATGAGTGGTAATTGGACGTGTTACTCATTGAATGTTTTCCTTGCTTATGCTGCGACAAATCGAAGGTTAGTTAATATCTAAAATTCCTACTGTATATCTA comes from Nostoc punctiforme PCC 73102 and encodes:
- a CDS encoding IS4 family transposase produces the protein MIINSFPKIVKDILRGLPKNDYPVLNSRLFFECWLSYAMDNSLTSMRDLFNRLNNTGFPVDISTFSKANLHRSQKPFQEIYQKLNELVQKKVQKKLHDKYAICPIDSTIITLTSKLLWVLGHHQVKLFSSLNLATGSPSDNFINFGHDHDYKFGCKMMSSLPNNAVGVMDRGFAGLKFIQELVQENKYFVLRVKNNWKLEFEEQTGLIKVGASNDAQAYRVINFCDLETKTEFRLVTNLPTLGEAAVSDYEIRDIYRLRWGVELLWKFLKMHLKLDKLITKNVNGITIQIYVTLIAYLILQILSVPQQWGHTLLDKFRYLQSCMCQKISYVHWFEEMMSC
- a CDS encoding isopentenyl phosphate kinase gives rise to the protein MELVLVKLGGSLITDKDKPYTARREVITQLVEQVSLIKRENPNLKLIIGNGAGSFAHQSANKYNTINGFSGDEEKLGFCLVHQDALDLNFLLAKSFLQVGLPVVSLPPISMIITHNKKLLKSDFSGIESSLQAGLIPLVFGDVVLDQAIGGTVFSTDAMLAELAKYFYLQGKFKVRLINVGNYAGVYDRAKVLNVKKNPIKTAQNMLNFGRKIKVYLFNSDYKFISQDCQRYLERTAKKRLSSIEQSSVL
- a CDS encoding glycosyltransferase family 4 protein; its protein translation is MKTKLKISLLVWNLSTNDGFIRASLLKSALEKLGYETEILGFLFNKNLSAAIPSDTKLFAIEGGNYPKFFPAVNKVLKHIDGDIIYAIKPQIASFGVALLKSLYSRKPVILDIDDWELSWHGGDNWRYCPTLKQLARDLLKSDGALRSPYHPLYVKWMEGLVNHADAVTVHTKFLQQRFGGMLVPNGKDTSLFDPAQCNPDSSRSRYNLSEYRILMFPGAPRPYKGLEDVLIALEKINQPDLKLVIIGGSPYDDYDQQLQQRWGRWIIKLPKYPVDAMPDLVAAAHIVVVPQRDTPETRAQFPLKLTDGMAMAKPVLSTRVGDIPEILGDTGYLVEPSCPEQIVKQIRLIFENLESANQRGIKARQRCVEKYSIEVMASKLAPLITNLL
- a CDS encoding DUF1392 family protein; the protein is MRIANCELRIVYGDRPPIRIVQGIQLINDCWFYSIEWISPAISEKGDEVFTSRDSIARVTDYDLERVR
- a CDS encoding response regulator codes for the protein MGKIVLHKSRKCCNASKLILVCDDIFDNCFFLQTVLEIEGYQVETVDSGAAALAFLESKRPALLLLDVMIPVMNGYEVVHHIKNNPLLESLPIVLITADEREFFRKEIDVKVDGFIRKPVEPDVLIKYVQATLRQSPCL